One Coturnix japonica isolate 7356 chromosome 15 unlocalized genomic scaffold, Coturnix japonica 2.1 chr15random728, whole genome shotgun sequence genomic region harbors:
- the LOC107306906 gene encoding NACHT, LRR and PYD domains-containing protein 1a-like isoform X1, whose translation MQGASADAASTIDTKSQLAGITSTSVEELQKRPQSDVPAQERSCRCVRQKLQRVKPEIDSLILEEQNIYKACLPGPGIFQCSETGLAFEVESAASIVYRYADWSTHLKEADQNLWEPAGPLFNIWVLPGTVQAVYLPHFICVSEADISGCSIAHFEFEKMTIQQPKKVMAFTAVLENPSFSLLGVVWRKLRSAFSLPVHSLVLIFQQLYAANTTLHLYLIPDDISVRQAIERQEMSWNSRLIPKPPPFTRLFFGYRYKVSSKPKVKIKSETHLPFCYKSPNKQQFFVEIYIKKMAEEIELFIRDGQNDTVVWEASLRSGDFRPSRNVSNNPSGQYRFSKLNLLSEYILGFSILWLTADKQPPFFQPLRLILDRETKIQNKTKQKNLSKLLFSHCWLLAL comes from the exons ATGCAGGGTGCTTCAGCAGATGCCGCCTCAACTATAGATACAAAGAGCCAACTGGCAGGCATCACCTCAACAAGTGTAGAG GAACTCCAGAAGAGGCCACAGTCAGATGTCCCAGCACAGGAGAGAAGCTGTCGCTGTGTGAGGCAG AAACTTCAACGAGTGAAGCCAGAGATAGATTCACTCATTTTGGAGGAACAAAACATATACAA AGCTTGTCTCCCTGGACCAGGCATCTTCCAGTGCTCTGAGACGGGCCTTGCCTTTGAGGTGGAGTCAGCAGCCAGCATTGTGTACAGATACGCCGACTGGAGCACGCATCTGAAAGAGGCTGACCAGAACTTGTGGGAACCTGCTGGGCCTCTTTTCAACATCTGGGTGCTGCCTGGAACCGTGCAGGCTGTGTATCTCCCCCACTTCATCTGCGTGTCAG aagcagACATCAGTGGGTGCTCCATTGCCCATTTTGAATTTGAGAAGATGACCATACAGCAGCCAAAAAAAGTGATGGCTTTCACTGCTGTCCTGGAGAATCCCAGCTTCTCTCTTCTTGGGGTGGTTTGGAGAAAGTTACGTtcagccttttctctccctgtgcACTCCTTAGTGCTGATCTTCCAGCAGCTCTACGCTGCAAATACAACCCTGCATCTCTACCTGATCCCAGATGACATCTCTGTGAGGCAG GCCATTGAAAGACAAGAGATGAGTTGGAACTCAAGGCTTATTCCCAAGCCTCCTCCATTCACACGTCTGTTCTTTGGATACAGATATAAGGTCTCCAGCAAACCTAAAGTAAAGATTAAATCTGAA ACACACTTGCCATTTTGCTACAAGAGTCCAAATAAACAACAGTTCTTTGTTGAGATCTACATCAAAAAGATGGCAGAGgaaattgaattatttattaGGGATGGACAGAATGACACTGTGGTCTGGGAGGCATCACTGAGATCAG GTGATTTCAGACCTTCTAGAAATGTCTCCAATAACCCTTCAGGTCAGTACAGGTTTTCCAAGCTGAATTTGTTGTCTGAATATATACTGGGTTTTTCAATCTTGTGGCTTACAGCAGATAAACAACCACCTTTTTTCCAACCCTTACGACTCATTCtggacagagaaacaaaaatacaaaacaaaacaaaacaaaaaaacctttctaAGCTTTTATTctctcactgctggctgcttgCTTTGTGA
- the LOC107306906 gene encoding NACHT, LRR and PYD domains-containing protein 1a-like isoform X2, with protein MQGASADAASTIDTKSQLAGITSTSVEELQKRPQSDVPAQERSCRCVRQKLQRVKPEIDSLILEEQNIYKACLPGPGIFQCSETGLAFEVESAASIVYRYADWSTHLKEADQNLWEPAGPLFNIWVLPGTVQAVYLPHFICVSEADISGCSIAHFEFEKMTIQQPKKVMAFTAVLENPSFSLLGVVWRKLRSAFSLPVHSLVLIFQQLYAANTTLHLYLIPDDISVRQAIERQEMSWNSRLIPKPPPFTRLFFGYRYKVSSKPKVKIKSETHLPFCYKSPNKQQFFVEIYIKKMAEEIELFIRDGQNDTVVWEASLRSG; from the exons ATGCAGGGTGCTTCAGCAGATGCCGCCTCAACTATAGATACAAAGAGCCAACTGGCAGGCATCACCTCAACAAGTGTAGAG GAACTCCAGAAGAGGCCACAGTCAGATGTCCCAGCACAGGAGAGAAGCTGTCGCTGTGTGAGGCAG AAACTTCAACGAGTGAAGCCAGAGATAGATTCACTCATTTTGGAGGAACAAAACATATACAA AGCTTGTCTCCCTGGACCAGGCATCTTCCAGTGCTCTGAGACGGGCCTTGCCTTTGAGGTGGAGTCAGCAGCCAGCATTGTGTACAGATACGCCGACTGGAGCACGCATCTGAAAGAGGCTGACCAGAACTTGTGGGAACCTGCTGGGCCTCTTTTCAACATCTGGGTGCTGCCTGGAACCGTGCAGGCTGTGTATCTCCCCCACTTCATCTGCGTGTCAG aagcagACATCAGTGGGTGCTCCATTGCCCATTTTGAATTTGAGAAGATGACCATACAGCAGCCAAAAAAAGTGATGGCTTTCACTGCTGTCCTGGAGAATCCCAGCTTCTCTCTTCTTGGGGTGGTTTGGAGAAAGTTACGTtcagccttttctctccctgtgcACTCCTTAGTGCTGATCTTCCAGCAGCTCTACGCTGCAAATACAACCCTGCATCTCTACCTGATCCCAGATGACATCTCTGTGAGGCAG GCCATTGAAAGACAAGAGATGAGTTGGAACTCAAGGCTTATTCCCAAGCCTCCTCCATTCACACGTCTGTTCTTTGGATACAGATATAAGGTCTCCAGCAAACCTAAAGTAAAGATTAAATCTGAA ACACACTTGCCATTTTGCTACAAGAGTCCAAATAAACAACAGTTCTTTGTTGAGATCTACATCAAAAAGATGGCAGAGgaaattgaattatttattaGGGATGGACAGAATGACACTGTGGTCTGGGAGGCATCACTGAGATCAG GCTAA
- the LOC107306906 gene encoding NACHT, LRR and PYD domains-containing protein 1a-like isoform X3: MQGASADAASTIDTKSQLAGITSTSVEELQKRPQSDVPAQERSCRCVRQKLQRVKPEIDSLILEEQNIYKACLPGPGIFQCSETGLAFEVESAASIVYRYADWSTHLKEADQNLWEPAGPLFNIWVLPGTVQAVYLPHFICVSEADISGCSIAHFEFEKMTIQQPKKVMAFTAVLENPSFSLLGVVWRKLRSAFSLPVHSLVLIFQQLYAANTTLHLYLIPDDISVRQAIERQEMSWNSRLIPKPPPFTRLFFGYRYKVSSKPKVKIKSETKPG; encoded by the exons ATGCAGGGTGCTTCAGCAGATGCCGCCTCAACTATAGATACAAAGAGCCAACTGGCAGGCATCACCTCAACAAGTGTAGAG GAACTCCAGAAGAGGCCACAGTCAGATGTCCCAGCACAGGAGAGAAGCTGTCGCTGTGTGAGGCAG AAACTTCAACGAGTGAAGCCAGAGATAGATTCACTCATTTTGGAGGAACAAAACATATACAA AGCTTGTCTCCCTGGACCAGGCATCTTCCAGTGCTCTGAGACGGGCCTTGCCTTTGAGGTGGAGTCAGCAGCCAGCATTGTGTACAGATACGCCGACTGGAGCACGCATCTGAAAGAGGCTGACCAGAACTTGTGGGAACCTGCTGGGCCTCTTTTCAACATCTGGGTGCTGCCTGGAACCGTGCAGGCTGTGTATCTCCCCCACTTCATCTGCGTGTCAG aagcagACATCAGTGGGTGCTCCATTGCCCATTTTGAATTTGAGAAGATGACCATACAGCAGCCAAAAAAAGTGATGGCTTTCACTGCTGTCCTGGAGAATCCCAGCTTCTCTCTTCTTGGGGTGGTTTGGAGAAAGTTACGTtcagccttttctctccctgtgcACTCCTTAGTGCTGATCTTCCAGCAGCTCTACGCTGCAAATACAACCCTGCATCTCTACCTGATCCCAGATGACATCTCTGTGAGGCAG GCCATTGAAAGACAAGAGATGAGTTGGAACTCAAGGCTTATTCCCAAGCCTCCTCCATTCACACGTCTGTTCTTTGGATACAGATATAAGGTCTCCAGCAAACCTAAAGTAAAGATTAAATCTGAA ACAAAGCCAGGCTGA
- the LOC107306909 gene encoding caspase recruitment domain-containing protein 8-like, which produces MSWNSRLIPKPPPFTRLFFGYRYKVSSKPKVKIKPEPHLPFCYKSPEEQQFFVEIYIKKMAEETELFIRDGQNDTVLWESSLRSGDFSLSRNVSNIPSGAAFLKKHKTELCSRMGQISSILLNLRVEDVINSDEEEEVQAENTKQKKNQFLLDLVEKKGHRAQEKLYQILQKKDPFLVDDLDSS; this is translated from the exons ATGAGTTGGAACTCAAGGCTTATTCCCAAGCCTCCTCCATTCACACGTCTGTTCTTTGGATACAGATATAAGGTCTCCAGCAAACCTAAAGTAAAGATTAAACCTGAA CCACACTTGCCATTTTGCTACAAGAGTCCCGAGGAACAACAGTTCTTTGTTGAGATCTACATCAAGAAGATGGCAGAGgaaactgaattatttattagGGATGGACAGAATGACACTGTGCTCTGGGAGTCATCACTGAGATCAG gtGATTTCAGTCTTTCTAGAAATGTCTCCAATATTCCTTCAG GTGCAGCCTTCCTGAAGAAGCACAAGACAGAGCTTTGTTCCAGGATGGGGCAGATCTCCTCCATTCTACTAAATTTAAGGGTTGAAGATGTAATCAACAGTGACGAAGAAGAGGAAGTACaagctgaaaatacaaaacaaaagaagaatcaATTTCTGCTGGACCTAGTTGAGAAAAAAGGGCACAGGGCCCAAGAGAAGCTCTATCAGATCCTCCAGAAAAAAGACCCATTCCTTGTTGATGACCTGGATAGTAGCTAA
- the LOC107306907 gene encoding caspase recruitment domain-containing protein 8-like isoform X1 — translation MAFTAVLENPSFSLLGVVWRKLLSAISLPVHPLVLIFRQLSAANTTLHLYLIPDDTSVRQAIERREMSWNSSLIPKPSPFRHLFFGYRYKVSSKPKVQIKPEPHLPFCYKSPKKQQFFVEIYIKKMAEEIELFIRDGQNDTVVWEASLRSDDFCVYTSIDMMPSDADFLKKHKTELCSRMGQISSILLLLRDEGVINSKEEEEVRAQNTKQEKNRYLLDLVEKKGQRAQEKLFQVLKKIDPFLVDDLDGLC, via the exons GTTACTTTCAGCCATTTCTCTCCCTGTGCACCCCTTAGTGCTGATCTTCcggcagctctctgctgcaaaTACAACACTGCATCTCTACCTGATCCCAGACGACACCTCTGTGAGGCAG GCCATTGAAAGACGAGAGATGAGCTGGAACTCAAGCCTTATTCCCAAGCCTTCTCCATTCAGACATCTGTTCTTTGGATACAGATATAAGGTCTCCAGCAAACCTAAAGTTCAAATTAAACCTGAA CCACACTTGCCATTTTGCTACAAGAgtccaaaaaaacaacagttcttTGTTGAGATCTACATCAAGAAGATGGCAGAGgaaattgaattatttattaGAGATGGACAGAATGACACTGTGGTCTGGGAGGCATCATTGAGATCAG atgatttctgtgtttatacAAGTATTGACATGATGCCTTCAG ATGCAGACTTCCTGAAGAAGCACAAGACAGAGCTTTGTTCCAGGATGGGGCAGATCTCCTCCATTCTACTACTCTTAAGGGATGAAGGTGTAATCAACAgtaaagaagaagaggaggtgCGAgctcaaaatacaaaacaggaGAAGAATCGGTATCTGCTGGACCTAGTTGAGAAAAAAGGGCAAAGGGCCCAAGAGAAGCTCTTTCAGGTGCTCAAGAAAATAGACCCATTCCTTGTGGATGACCTGGATGGCTTATGTTAA
- the LOC107306907 gene encoding caspase recruitment domain-containing protein 8-like isoform X2, translating into MAFTAVLENPSFSLLGVVWRKLLSAISLPVHPLVLIFRQLSAANTTLHLYLIPDDTSVRQAIERREMSWNSSLIPKPSPFRHLFFGYRYKVSSKPKVQIKPEPHLPFCYKSPKKQQFFVEIYIKKMAEEIELFIRDGQNDTVVWEASLRSDDFCVYTSIDMMPSDFLKKHKTELCSRMGQISSILLLLRDEGVINSKEEEEVRAQNTKQEKNRYLLDLVEKKGQRAQEKLFQVLKKIDPFLVDDLDGLC; encoded by the exons GTTACTTTCAGCCATTTCTCTCCCTGTGCACCCCTTAGTGCTGATCTTCcggcagctctctgctgcaaaTACAACACTGCATCTCTACCTGATCCCAGACGACACCTCTGTGAGGCAG GCCATTGAAAGACGAGAGATGAGCTGGAACTCAAGCCTTATTCCCAAGCCTTCTCCATTCAGACATCTGTTCTTTGGATACAGATATAAGGTCTCCAGCAAACCTAAAGTTCAAATTAAACCTGAA CCACACTTGCCATTTTGCTACAAGAgtccaaaaaaacaacagttcttTGTTGAGATCTACATCAAGAAGATGGCAGAGgaaattgaattatttattaGAGATGGACAGAATGACACTGTGGTCTGGGAGGCATCATTGAGATCAG atgatttctgtgtttatacAAGTATTGACATGATGCCTTCAG ACTTCCTGAAGAAGCACAAGACAGAGCTTTGTTCCAGGATGGGGCAGATCTCCTCCATTCTACTACTCTTAAGGGATGAAGGTGTAATCAACAgtaaagaagaagaggaggtgCGAgctcaaaatacaaaacaggaGAAGAATCGGTATCTGCTGGACCTAGTTGAGAAAAAAGGGCAAAGGGCCCAAGAGAAGCTCTTTCAGGTGCTCAAGAAAATAGACCCATTCCTTGTGGATGACCTGGATGGCTTATGTTAA